From the genome of Naumannella halotolerans, one region includes:
- a CDS encoding TetR/AcrR family transcriptional regulator yields the protein MKSDASPPSPPLQAARTRAYRSPVRAEQRRRTRERILDAARRLFDTDGFGATTIAAIATEAEVSAQTIYSTFGSKPAVLRAVVEQMEIGADADEWRRRIADSDDPEEILRLWAGWTAAFFSASRPVAALAQDLPNAAELAAEGDRHRREALRSLVDRLSGITTMTDQTPERLIDRAWALCGLSVYLSLVGECGWSDEEYTQWLGMTLQQQLLAH from the coding sequence ATCGGACGCGTCACCGCCGTCACCACCACTGCAGGCGGCCAGGACTCGTGCCTACCGCTCCCCTGTCCGCGCCGAGCAGCGTCGGCGGACCCGGGAACGGATCCTGGACGCGGCCCGACGCCTGTTCGACACCGACGGCTTCGGCGCCACGACGATCGCGGCCATCGCCACCGAGGCAGAGGTATCGGCGCAGACGATCTACTCGACCTTCGGGTCGAAACCAGCGGTGCTGCGCGCCGTGGTCGAACAGATGGAGATCGGTGCCGACGCAGACGAGTGGCGCCGACGCATCGCCGACTCGGACGATCCTGAGGAGATCCTGCGACTCTGGGCGGGTTGGACCGCCGCGTTCTTCTCCGCCTCACGTCCGGTAGCGGCGCTGGCCCAGGACCTGCCGAATGCGGCCGAACTCGCAGCCGAGGGCGACCGTCACCGCCGCGAGGCCCTGCGATCGCTGGTGGATCGCCTGTCGGGGATCACCACCATGACCGACCAGACGCCGGAGAGGCTCATCGACCGGGCATGGGCACTGTGTGGACTGTCGGTCTACCTGTCGCTGGTCGGTGAATGCGGTTGGTCGGACGAGGAGTACACGCAGTGGCTGGGGATGACCCTGCAGCAGCAACTCCTCGCCCACTGA
- a CDS encoding ribonuclease J produces MNPPKLARDVLRVIPLGGLGDVGRNMAMFEINGKILLVDCGVLFPEDAHPGVDLILPAFDLLSDRLDDIVGLVLTHGHEDHIGAVPYLLKQRQDIPVFGSQLTLGLLAEKFREHRIRNADLRTVAAGDRVAVDEFELEFVAVNHSIPDALAVALRTKGGLVLHTGDFKMDQLPLDRRITDLRAFARLGEEGVDLFMTDSTNAEVPGFTTPEKDIQPAIERVFANSEKRIVVACFASHVHRVQQVLNAAARHGRKVCYVGRSMVKNMGVAEKLGYLEVPDNIIVSLKELDRYRPDQVVLLSTGSQGEPLSALSRMANKEHPAIELTEGDTVLLASSLIPGNENSVYRVINGLSRLGVDVVHKGNALVHVSGHASAGELLYCYNIVQPTNVMPVHGEIRHLIANGKLAEATGVPADHVMLVEDGGVVDLSGSKAEVVGRIDAPYIFVDGTMRGVTESQLSDRLILGEEGFISVIAVVNLHSKKLVSGPEIQARGFLEGDQDKMFDGIRAEIAKALTDALEEGVSDTYRLQQVIRRRIGRWVSGKLRRRPMIVPVVVST; encoded by the coding sequence ATGAACCCACCGAAGCTGGCGCGAGATGTGCTGCGGGTGATCCCTCTGGGTGGCCTCGGCGACGTCGGCCGGAACATGGCCATGTTCGAGATCAACGGCAAGATCCTGCTGGTCGACTGCGGTGTGCTGTTCCCCGAGGACGCCCACCCCGGGGTCGACCTGATCTTGCCCGCCTTCGACCTGCTCAGCGACCGGCTGGACGACATCGTCGGCCTGGTCCTGACCCACGGCCATGAGGACCACATCGGCGCCGTGCCGTACCTGCTCAAACAGCGGCAGGACATCCCGGTCTTCGGAAGCCAGCTCACCTTGGGTCTGCTGGCCGAGAAGTTCCGCGAGCACCGGATCCGCAACGCCGACCTGCGCACGGTCGCCGCTGGTGATCGGGTGGCCGTCGACGAGTTCGAGCTCGAGTTCGTCGCCGTCAACCACTCGATTCCTGACGCGCTCGCGGTGGCGCTGCGGACCAAGGGCGGACTGGTCCTGCACACCGGTGACTTCAAGATGGACCAGCTCCCGTTGGACCGTCGGATCACCGACCTGCGTGCCTTCGCCCGGCTCGGTGAGGAGGGGGTCGATCTGTTCATGACCGACTCCACCAATGCCGAGGTGCCCGGTTTCACCACCCCGGAGAAGGACATCCAGCCGGCCATCGAGCGGGTCTTCGCCAACTCCGAGAAGCGGATCGTCGTCGCCTGTTTCGCCTCCCATGTGCACCGGGTGCAGCAGGTGCTGAATGCCGCCGCCCGGCATGGCCGCAAGGTCTGTTACGTCGGTCGCTCGATGGTGAAGAACATGGGCGTGGCCGAGAAGCTCGGTTACCTCGAGGTGCCGGACAACATCATCGTGTCGCTGAAGGAACTCGACCGGTACCGGCCCGACCAGGTGGTCCTGCTGTCCACCGGTTCCCAAGGAGAGCCCCTGTCGGCACTGTCACGGATGGCGAACAAGGAACATCCGGCGATCGAACTCACCGAGGGCGACACTGTGCTGCTCGCGTCGTCACTGATCCCCGGCAATGAGAACTCGGTCTACCGGGTGATCAACGGCCTCAGCCGGCTCGGGGTGGACGTGGTGCACAAGGGCAATGCGCTCGTCCACGTCTCCGGGCACGCCTCGGCCGGGGAACTGCTCTACTGCTACAACATCGTGCAGCCGACGAACGTGATGCCCGTCCACGGTGAGATCCGCCACCTGATCGCCAATGGCAAGCTGGCCGAGGCCACCGGGGTACCGGCAGATCACGTGATGTTGGTCGAGGACGGCGGGGTCGTCGACCTGTCCGGCAGCAAGGCCGAGGTGGTCGGCAGGATCGATGCGCCGTACATCTTCGTCGACGGCACCATGCGCGGGGTGACCGAATCGCAGCTGTCGGACCGGCTGATCCTCGGCGAGGAGGGATTCATCTCCGTCATCGCAGTGGTCAACCTGCACTCGAAGAAGTTGGTCAGTGGGCCGGAAATCCAGGCCCGCGGGTTCCTCGAAGGTGACCAGGACAAGATGTTCGACGGCATTCGGGCCGAGATCGCCAAGGCCCTCACCGATGCACTGGAGGAGGGGGTCTCCGACACCTACCGCCTGCAGCAGGTGATCCGCCGCCGGATCGGTCGCTGGGTCTCGGGCAAACTGCGCCGGCGGCCGATGATCGTCCCGGTCGTCGTCTCCACGTAG